From Variimorphobacter saccharofermentans, one genomic window encodes:
- a CDS encoding DUF1015 domain-containing protein, with product MATVKPFLCYRPNETVASRVAALPYDVYNRSEAKEEVQREPLSFLKVDRAETSLPDTVDTYDPIVYAKAKELLQNMMEDGTYITDGQDCYYIYELIMNGRSQTGLVACASIDDYLNNRIKKHENTREDKEIDRITHVDTCNAQTGPIFLAYRAHTVITEEIASEKSNVPIYRFTSPDGVQHNVWRISDKVRINKIKNAFEEIDSIYIADGHHRAASAVKVGLKRRKENPNYDGTEEFNYFLSVLFPHDQLMIMPYNRTVKDLNGLSTDAFLKKLEEVFEVKQMGNNPVSPSKKATFGMFLEDCWYLLEAKESIKEQEDPVAALDVSILQNYLLQPVLGIQDPRVDKRIDFIGGIRGLKELERRVNVDMKVAFSMYPTSIEELFAVSDAGKLMPPKSTWFEPKLRSGLFIHKLS from the coding sequence ATGGCTACAGTGAAACCATTTTTATGCTATCGTCCGAATGAGACTGTCGCGAGCAGAGTGGCTGCATTACCCTATGACGTCTATAATCGTAGTGAAGCGAAAGAGGAAGTGCAGAGGGAACCCCTGTCCTTTCTGAAGGTCGACAGGGCTGAGACAAGCCTGCCAGATACAGTGGATACCTATGATCCGATTGTCTATGCGAAGGCAAAAGAGCTGTTACAGAATATGATGGAGGACGGTACCTATATTACAGACGGACAGGATTGCTATTATATCTATGAGCTGATTATGAATGGACGATCCCAGACCGGATTGGTTGCATGTGCATCCATTGATGATTATTTAAATAATAGAATCAAGAAACATGAGAACACCAGAGAAGATAAGGAAATCGACCGAATCACGCATGTAGATACCTGCAATGCACAGACCGGTCCCATTTTCCTGGCTTATCGTGCTCATACCGTCATAACAGAGGAAATTGCAAGTGAGAAAAGTAACGTGCCGATATATCGTTTTACTTCTCCGGATGGAGTACAACATAATGTATGGAGAATATCGGACAAAGTAAGAATTAATAAGATAAAGAATGCCTTTGAAGAAATCGACAGCATTTATATCGCAGATGGTCATCATAGAGCAGCGTCCGCCGTTAAGGTCGGATTAAAACGAAGAAAAGAGAATCCGAATTACGACGGTACAGAAGAGTTCAATTATTTTCTGTCCGTATTATTTCCCCATGATCAGTTGATGATTATGCCATATAATCGTACTGTTAAGGATTTAAACGGGTTGTCAACGGATGCATTTCTGAAGAAGCTGGAAGAGGTCTTTGAAGTGAAGCAAATGGGGAATAACCCGGTTTCACCCTCTAAGAAAGCTACCTTTGGCATGTTTCTGGAAGATTGCTGGTATTTATTAGAGGCAAAAGAGAGTATTAAAGAGCAGGAAGATCCGGTAGCAGCCTTAGATGTATCCATTCTTCAGAACTATCTGCTGCAGCCGGTTCTTGGTATTCAGGATCCCAGAGTGGATAAGCGCATTGATTTTATTGGGGGAATTCGTGGACTAAAGGAACTGGAACGTCGTGTTAATGTGGATATGAAAGTAGCGTTTTCCATGTATCCCACCTCCATCGAGGAACTTTTTGCTGTTTCCGATGCCGGTAAGCTTATGCCACCCAAGTCCACCTGGTTTGAACCAAAGCTGAGAAGCGGATTATTTATTCATAAATTAAGTTAA
- a CDS encoding YesL family protein, with product MNNFFNLDNKFFTTLGKVFDMMCLSVVWALLCIPIITIGPANTAMYYATVKVIRRERGYLMREFFRSFRLNFKRAAILGVMFTIMFVVLGFDLFYARASINSENNSSSILFGVFVAITILIASVSTYVYPVLSRFDMTIKQLLKACIFLAIRHLPFTAGMLVITAAGIVAVLFYPLAIFLAPAGVTFLNSFLMERVMKKYMPKPEEGEENTSKDEWYLE from the coding sequence ATGAATAATTTTTTTAATTTGGATAATAAATTCTTTACCACGTTGGGAAAAGTCTTTGACATGATGTGCTTAAGTGTGGTTTGGGCTTTACTCTGCATTCCGATAATTACAATCGGTCCTGCGAATACAGCCATGTATTATGCCACTGTTAAGGTGATTCGTCGTGAAAGAGGCTATTTAATGCGTGAATTTTTCAGGTCCTTCCGCTTGAACTTTAAACGTGCTGCTATCTTAGGCGTAATGTTTACAATCATGTTCGTGGTATTGGGATTTGATCTTTTTTATGCGAGAGCTTCCATTAACAGTGAAAATAATTCAAGCTCTATACTGTTTGGTGTATTTGTTGCAATTACTATACTGATTGCAAGTGTATCAACCTACGTTTATCCGGTGTTGTCCAGATTTGATATGACGATTAAGCAATTGTTAAAGGCTTGTATCTTTTTGGCAATCAGGCATCTACCTTTTACAGCAGGTATGCTGGTGATAACGGCAGCTGGGATTGTAGCGGTTCTATTTTACCCGTTAGCCATTTTTCTGGCCCCTGCAGGTGTTACATTTTTAAATTCCTTCTTAATGGAAAGAGTGATGAAAAAATACATGCCGAAACCGGAAGAGGGAGAGGAAAATACCTCTAAGGATGAATGGTATCTGGAATAA